One region of Halomonas huangheensis genomic DNA includes:
- the glmM gene encoding phosphoglucosamine mutase gives MARRYFGTDGIRGTVGQAPIMPDFMLKLGWAAGRCIVPRRQRARVLIGKDTRISGYMFESALEAGLSAAGVDVMLLGPMPTPGIAYLTRTFRADAGIVISASHNAFQDNGIKFFSAEGAKLGDEIEERIEAALEDTLTTVSPDELGKATRVDDAAGRYIEFCKSTIPERVNLNGLRIVLDCSHGATYHIAPSVFKELGAKVSLIGADPDGLNINHEVGSTHPATLRAAVIQQGADLGIAFDGDGDRVLMVDADGHEIDGDDMLYLIARDRHARGELGGGVVGTLMSNFGLAAALEGMGVPFERAKVGDRYVMERLAANGWQLGGESSGHIVCGHVQTTGDGIVSALQVLSYMVREEAPISRLLHGYEKAPQSLVNVRLSPGADAKALMKDKRLADAVAAVEQQLGEEGRVLLRPSGTEPLIRVMVEGRPHLDVDGLARKLADDVRELL, from the coding sequence GTGGCTAGACGCTATTTTGGAACCGATGGGATTCGTGGAACCGTCGGGCAGGCACCGATCATGCCCGATTTCATGCTCAAGCTGGGCTGGGCTGCTGGACGTTGCATCGTGCCGCGTCGTCAGCGCGCTCGCGTGCTGATCGGTAAGGATACGCGCATCTCTGGCTACATGTTCGAGTCGGCGCTTGAAGCAGGGCTCTCCGCGGCTGGCGTCGATGTCATGCTGCTTGGCCCGATGCCGACGCCTGGAATTGCGTACCTGACGCGGACCTTCCGTGCCGATGCCGGTATCGTGATTTCCGCCTCGCACAATGCCTTTCAGGACAACGGCATCAAGTTCTTCTCCGCAGAGGGCGCCAAGCTGGGCGACGAAATCGAGGAGCGTATCGAGGCCGCGTTGGAAGACACTCTGACCACGGTGTCGCCTGATGAGTTGGGCAAGGCAACGCGTGTTGATGATGCGGCGGGTCGCTATATCGAATTCTGTAAGTCAACGATTCCGGAGCGGGTCAACCTCAACGGCCTCAGAATTGTTCTCGACTGTTCCCATGGTGCGACTTATCACATAGCTCCTAGTGTTTTCAAGGAGTTGGGTGCGAAAGTGTCGTTGATTGGAGCCGATCCTGACGGTCTGAACATCAACCATGAGGTCGGATCAACACATCCTGCAACGCTGCGGGCGGCCGTCATTCAGCAGGGCGCTGATCTTGGCATCGCCTTTGATGGTGATGGTGACCGAGTGTTGATGGTAGATGCCGACGGCCATGAGATCGATGGCGACGACATGCTCTATTTGATTGCCCGTGACCGCCATGCGCGTGGCGAGTTGGGCGGTGGCGTGGTCGGAACACTGATGAGCAATTTCGGCCTGGCTGCTGCGTTGGAAGGAATGGGAGTTCCTTTCGAGCGCGCCAAGGTTGGTGATCGCTATGTCATGGAGCGCCTGGCCGCCAACGGCTGGCAGCTGGGTGGTGAGTCATCCGGGCATATCGTTTGTGGCCATGTGCAGACCACCGGCGATGGTATCGTCTCGGCTCTGCAGGTGTTGTCGTATATGGTGCGTGAAGAAGCACCGATTTCACGTCTGCTGCATGGCTACGAGAAGGCGCCGCAATCACTGGTCAATGTACGCCTGAGCCCCGGCGCCGATGCCAAGGCGTTGATGAAGGACAAACGCCTCGCAGATGCGGTTGCTGCGGTTGAACAGCAGTTGGGTGAGGAAGGTCGAGTGCTGTTGCGTCCTTCCGGTACCGAGCCGTTGATCCGCGTTATGGTCGAAGGCCGTCCGCACCTGGATGTGGATGGTCTGGCCCGCAAGCTGGCGGATGATGTGCGCGAACTGCTGTAA
- the tpiA gene encoding triose-phosphate isomerase — translation MRAPLIAGNWKMNGSLELVATFAEELSQTALPDGVDAALMVPFPYLGIARSRLPEAISIGAQTLSDQPSGAFTGEVSGTMLNDLGVQMVLVGHSERRTLFGEDDSAVLARVQAALEAGLVPVLCLGETLEERDAERTEAVVLGQLDAVLDALSADQRQRLVLAYEPVWAIGTGRTATPEQAQQVHAAIRARLASYDSQLAETMKVLYGGSMKPSNAAELLAQPDIDGGLIGGASLQVDDFLAICQSAG, via the coding sequence ATGCGTGCCCCCCTGATCGCCGGCAACTGGAAGATGAACGGCTCCCTGGAGCTGGTCGCAACCTTTGCTGAAGAATTGTCGCAGACGGCGCTTCCCGATGGCGTGGATGCGGCGCTGATGGTGCCTTTTCCCTACTTGGGTATTGCGCGAAGTCGGTTGCCTGAAGCGATCAGTATTGGCGCCCAGACACTCAGTGATCAGCCGTCTGGCGCCTTCACCGGCGAGGTGAGCGGCACGATGCTCAACGACCTGGGCGTACAGATGGTGCTGGTGGGGCACTCGGAGCGACGCACGCTGTTCGGCGAGGATGACTCGGCGGTATTGGCGCGGGTACAGGCGGCTCTTGAGGCAGGCCTGGTGCCGGTGCTGTGCCTGGGTGAGACCCTTGAGGAGCGTGATGCTGAACGTACCGAAGCGGTGGTGCTTGGTCAGCTGGATGCGGTGCTGGATGCACTCTCCGCGGACCAGCGTCAGCGCCTGGTGTTGGCCTATGAGCCTGTCTGGGCCATTGGTACCGGCCGCACCGCTACTCCAGAGCAGGCGCAGCAGGTGCATGCGGCGATTCGTGCGCGGTTGGCGAGCTATGATTCTCAGCTGGCCGAAACCATGAAGGTGCTTTACGGAGGCAGCATGAAGCCGAGTAATGCGGCGGAGTTGCTGGCTCAACCCGATATCGACGGCGGCCTGATCGGCGGAGCATCGCTGCAGGTCGACGATTTTCTAGCCATTTGTCAGTCAGCAGGTTGA
- the secG gene encoding preprotein translocase subunit SecG has protein sequence MHVAILMIHVAIAIALVALILLQQGKGAEAGAAFGGGASQTVFGSRGSGTFLYRATALLAVCFFATSLTLAWFASQAGEATPDIGVPDAEVIEQQQNNTAPTLDESPSDVDNTAPVLEESGN, from the coding sequence ATGCACGTTGCGATTCTCATGATCCATGTGGCGATTGCCATCGCCCTGGTAGCGCTCATTCTGCTGCAGCAGGGCAAGGGCGCTGAAGCAGGGGCCGCCTTTGGTGGCGGTGCCTCCCAGACTGTGTTTGGTTCCCGTGGTAGCGGCACATTCCTGTACCGTGCGACCGCGCTGCTTGCCGTATGCTTCTTTGCTACATCATTGACGCTGGCCTGGTTTGCGTCTCAGGCAGGTGAAGCGACACCGGATATCGGTGTTCCCGATGCGGAAGTGATTGAACAGCAGCAGAATAATACCGCTCCGACTCTTGACGAGTCGCCCAGTGACGTGGATAATACTGCGCCAGTGCTGGAGGAAAGCGGTAACTGA
- the rimP gene encoding ribosome maturation factor RimP, which produces MAIKDAALQALIEPVVTAMGFELWGIDYLSQGKHSRLVIYIDHDNGVNVDDCADISRQVSGVLDVEDPIVGEYRLEVSSPGMDRPLFTLEQFSRYAGHQVSLKLRAPYEGRRKYQGLLAGVEGDEVLVQLDGEEYCFPIDGIDQARVIPQFGE; this is translated from the coding sequence GTGGCCATCAAGGATGCTGCGCTACAAGCGCTGATCGAACCGGTGGTAACAGCCATGGGGTTCGAACTCTGGGGCATCGATTACCTGTCTCAGGGCAAACACTCACGCCTGGTGATCTATATCGATCACGACAACGGCGTGAACGTCGATGACTGTGCCGATATCAGTCGGCAGGTCAGCGGTGTACTGGACGTCGAAGATCCTATTGTCGGCGAGTATCGGCTCGAGGTCTCCTCGCCGGGTATGGATCGACCCTTGTTTACTCTGGAACAATTTTCTCGCTATGCCGGACATCAGGTCAGCCTGAAGTTGCGTGCTCCTTATGAGGGGCGTCGCAAATATCAGGGCTTGCTGGCTGGAGTCGAGGGAGATGAGGTGTTGGTCCAGCTTGACGGCGAGGAATATTGCTTTCCCATTGACGGCATCGATCAAGCGCGGGTCATCCCGCAGTTCGGTGAGTGA